From Cellulomonas chengniuliangii, the proteins below share one genomic window:
- a CDS encoding PadR family transcriptional regulator — protein sequence MEPTAEGVLTQMRKGVLEFCVLAYLRSGPAYGLEIATELGRHETLFTSEGTLYPLLARLRKQGWVETSWQESRSGPPRRYYSLTDEGRAAVRTFAAIWTPFSDGVDAVLGKAS from the coding sequence AACCGACCGCGGAAGGCGTGCTCACCCAGATGCGCAAGGGTGTGCTCGAGTTCTGCGTCCTCGCGTACCTGCGGTCCGGGCCCGCCTACGGGCTCGAGATCGCGACCGAGCTCGGCCGCCACGAGACCCTCTTCACCAGTGAGGGCACGCTCTACCCGCTGCTCGCGCGGCTCCGCAAGCAGGGGTGGGTGGAGACCAGCTGGCAGGAGTCCCGCAGCGGCCCCCCACGCCGCTACTACTCCCTCACCGACGAGGGACGCGCGGCGGTCCGCACCTTCGCCGCGATCTGGACCCCGTTCAGCGACGGCGTGGACGCCGTGCTCGGAAAGGCCAGCTGA
- a CDS encoding HAAS signaling domain-containing protein, translated as MPGQHLSLVESYLDDLDRALAGIDPAERADVVASIREHVDASLGDQPTAADVHEVLQRLGPVERIAREADAGAPALIAFPEPTPGASPDDRWPRWSGPVLLGLGALAIALIPTAPVAAVALALAAGIAALIGVRRAPGPTSLLRAAVALCALAILLTALAAATLLNVRAELPSIDTPVEVVSPGGG; from the coding sequence ATGCCCGGGCAGCACTTGTCGCTCGTCGAGTCGTACCTCGACGACCTCGACCGCGCCCTGGCGGGCATCGACCCCGCCGAGCGGGCGGACGTCGTGGCCTCCATCCGCGAGCACGTCGACGCGTCCCTCGGCGACCAGCCCACAGCGGCCGACGTGCACGAGGTGCTCCAGCGGCTCGGCCCTGTGGAGCGCATCGCCCGCGAGGCCGACGCCGGCGCCCCCGCACTGATTGCCTTCCCCGAGCCCACGCCCGGCGCCTCCCCCGACGACCGCTGGCCCCGCTGGTCGGGTCCCGTGCTGCTCGGGCTCGGCGCCCTGGCCATCGCCCTCATCCCGACCGCGCCCGTCGCCGCGGTGGCCCTCGCCCTCGCCGCCGGCATCGCCGCGCTGATCGGCGTCCGCCGCGCCCCCGGGCCCACCAGCCTGCTGCGCGCCGCCGTCGCGCTCTGCGCCCTCGCGATCCTGCTGACCGCGCTCGCCGCCGCGACCCTGCTGAACGTGCGAGCCGAACTCCCCTCGATCGACACCCCGGTCGAGGTCGTCTCCCCAGGAGGTGGATGA
- a CDS encoding VOC family protein: MVTIGRYTVLVDDLDRAQEFYATAFGFTTLYDQQPSPGFRYVHVGPGGLHDPGLWLFAATSNEARARAGNQTAGYPLLVLYTDTLDADLARMARAGVHPDHGPLVDDDGRYAHIRDPWGNAIILAELAR, translated from the coding sequence ATGGTGACCATCGGCAGATACACAGTGCTCGTCGACGACCTCGACCGGGCCCAGGAGTTCTACGCCACCGCGTTCGGCTTCACGACGCTCTACGACCAGCAGCCCTCCCCCGGCTTCCGCTACGTCCACGTGGGGCCTGGCGGTCTGCACGACCCCGGGCTGTGGCTGTTCGCAGCCACCTCCAACGAGGCGCGCGCCCGCGCCGGCAACCAAACCGCGGGGTACCCGCTGCTGGTGCTGTACACCGACACCCTCGACGCCGACCTCGCCCGGATGGCACGCGCCGGCGTCCACCCCGACCACGGCCCGCTGGTCGACGACGACGGGCGCTACGCCCACATCCGCGACCCGTGGGGCAACGCCATCATCCTGGCCGAGCTGGCCCGCTGA